The stretch of DNA GCTGGAATATGCCGTCACACTCGACATCACCCCGAAAAAGAAATGGTGCAAAATCGAAAACCTCCCGGCGGTAAGGGCAATACTGTCGTGGAACGATCCACCTGAACCCGACAATCCAAACGCCGTGCCCGTATGGGGCAACACCATCGACGCAAGAATCCAGATGGACAAATTGAAATTCCTGCTCCTGAACGATTACTCCGACCTGTTCGATAAATATCCCAATACCATTCTCGAACAACTCGACCTGACAAAACCGTTCCCGGTCAAAGAACCCAAAAAATATACGATCGCCGAACTGGCAGAGATCTATAAAGGCACCGCCGTCCCTGCAAACAGGTTCGCCTTCACCCACATCAACAAACTCCTGGCCAAACCCGCAATCCCCGCACCATTAACACTCGAACTCAGCGACTACCTCTCCAAATTCGACATCAAAATCCCGGAAATCATCAAGGAACTGGCAAATTTCGACGGCAACACCAATTACGAAGAACTCAGGTGCGTCGGTTACGACTCCTCCCGGAGGATGCTGACAGGCGTCCTGACGATCAAGCTCCCGGGCGGCTATTCCGGCGGCCTCTGCACCAAAGGCAGCACTGAGTATGTCGCATTCTGGGAGTACGACGAGATCGAAGCCGTATGGTCATATCTCGGCACCGAAGCCGTCAATGTCCACGATATCAGCAGCATACCGAAAGAAGATCTCCAGTATGCCGTATCCCTCAACGTCGACCTAAGCCATCACCGCCGCCCGTGCACTTCCGGACCAAGCGAAGTAAAGATCCGGGCCATACTCTCCTGGGAAGTTCCGCCGCCGCCGGCCAATCCCAACTGGGTCCCGAAATACGGAAACCGTGAAGAAACCCGCATCCTTATCAAACCCGGCCCAGTTCCAACAGGAGAGCACACGCCATACATCGAAACCGTAGGCAACATGGCCGTCTGCGACATCAGCCAGGCAACCGGGCTTGCAACCGGAAACGGAATAATCTCCGCCTTCTATGCAGACAGCAGTCCGTTCGGCGGAACGGTAACCATTACCGGTTTTATCGACAATCCGCCCGGGGGCGTCCTCGACGGCGTAGCTGCACCGGTGAAGTACAAAATCTCGGTCCGGCCGTATAACCCTGCAGACCCACAGCCGTGGCAGGACCTCAACGACGGCTTCAATGTAAAAGTCCGCATCAAGGACAACGACACCCATGTCCAGGAAGATTATCCGCAGAAGATCGATCCTGCCGACGGATTTTACACCTATCTCGAAGATCCAGGAATAGTCCTGCCCGGTTCGGGGGCGACACGCGAACGCTACTACGTCCTGCCCGTCCTCGCCTACTGGCAGACCGGTTCGAAAACAGGAATCTGGGAGATCCTCATCGTCGCAAAAGACGTCGACAACCCGGAAATTCCGCCGGGCGTACTTCATTGCGGAGCGGACGGAACAACCCGCTGCATAATAAGAATCTGCCTGGACAACGAATATCCTGTACCCCAGATCGGTCTTACAGGGTACCAGCGTGGCGCCGACCCGACAGTCCACCCGATCGGCACAGGTATTCCCGAAAAATGCGGACGTTTCAAGAAAGGCGATATCCTGCACGGAACCTACAGCGTCAGCGACGAACATTTCGGACAGCTGACCCTGGCCGTTTTCCCGGGCGTACCTGCAGGCGGCGCCACAGTGAATCCGCCTGTAAGAAGTTTCGATATCGTGCCCACGGAAGGAGAATCCGGGACATGGACCCTCGATACAGAATCGATGGACCCATGCGGGTACATCATAAGGCTGTGGGTCCGTGATCGCACGATAGTAAACAGCGGAACCATGGGATTCAGGAGAAGCGACGATGTCGGCTTCTGCCTTGAGAAGACAGACTGAAAATAATTTCAAACCACCTTTTTTTTGATATTAAGACAGAAAATCACCTGATTACAGCCTTTTGACCAGTCCACAATTCATATATAACATCCGAAAGATAGGTGTATAAAGCCCCCCCGGCCAACGGAAATCCGGGAAAATATGGTAAAATAATGCTTAATAAAACGGAAATGGATCTTCTGAGATCCCTCAATACAAAAACCACAAAAAAACACATCGGCCCGAGACTGGCAAAGCTTTCAGTCTTTTATAAAAAGACAATAACCTAGAAAACACCCTTTTTTCCTGAAAACCTTACAAGGATTAGAAAAGTGAAACGGCCGCCGGACTGAGGTCCGAAAGCCTCACAGCGACAATATTGATTCAATTCAACGATAAACATGATAAATTATTCAGATACCCAGAAAGAGATCACATTAAAAATAGATTCGGAAGGAACACTCTCAAAATGGAGAGACTGGAGATGGCAGCTCAGCCATACGATAAGAGATCTCGATACATTCGAAAAGATCACGGGGATCACTTTTACCAATGAAAAATACGAAGAACTAAAAGAAACACTTGAAAAATTCCCCCTTGCAATAACCCCGTATTACCTCTCGCTCATCGAAACGGAGGACTATGAAAACGATCCGATCTTCATGCAGTCCTTCCCTTCGGTCCATGAACTCGACATAATCGAAGAAGACCTCGCCGATCCCTTAGACGAAGATCGTGACAGCCCGGTGGAAGGAATTACGCACAGGTACCCCGACAGGGTGCTCTTCCTGGTCAGCAACAAATGCGCAATGTACTGCCGGCACTGCACACGAAAGAGAAAAGTCGGAGACGTGGAGTACATCCCGGACAAGGACCAGATCAGCAAAGGAATCGATTATATCAACAACAATCCGCAGGTAAGGGATGTTCTTTTATCCGGCGGAGATCCCCTTCTCCTTGACGATTCATATCTCGAGTGGATCCTGTCGGAGCTGACCGAAATCCCTCACGTGGAGATCGTCCGTATCGGCAGCCGCCTTCCGGTCGTCCTCCCGTACAGGATCGACAGCAACCTCGTTGAGATGCTCAGGCAGTACCATCCCATATGGTTCAACACACAGTTCAATCACCCGAGAGAGATCACGAGCTCGTCCACCGAAGCGTTAAGAAAGCTCGCAGACGGCGGAATCCCGCTCGGAAACCAGTCGGTCCTTCTCTCGGGCGTAAACGACTGCCCGAGGATCATGAAGACGCTCATGCACAAGCTCGTCATGAACAGGGTCAGGCCGTATTACATGTACCAGTGCGATCTATCGGAAGGGCTTTCGCATTTCAGGACGCCGGTCGGAAAAGGGATCGAGATCATCGAGAGTCTCAGGGGGCACACATCCGGCTTCGCCGTTCCTACCTACGTTATCGATGCCCCCGGAGGGGGAGGCAAGATCCCGCTGATGCCCAACTACCTCATCTCGTGGTCGACGAACAAGGTCGTCTTAAGAAACTACGAAGGGGTCATCTGCACCTACAAGGAGCCGGACAACTACGAGGCGGTTTACTGCAACAGGAAATGCGAAGAATGCACGCTCCAGCTCAAACTCGACAACGCGGACGAGTCGAAATCCATCGGAATCGAGAAACTCCTGTGCGACTATGACGACACCATCGCCCTTTATCCCGAGAACAACGAGAGGATGGAGAGAAGAGATGAAAAATGACGTTGTATGCACTATCGGGAATTCGCTAATCCAGCACGGGAAATTAAACGACAGGGTGTATCTGATGAAACTCTCACCCGACGATATCCCGGTGATAGTTATGGAGATGATAGACGGCATCGCGGAAAAATACGAATACTCGAAGTCTTTTGCAAAAGTTCCCGGCGATGCCGCAGACACATTCGCAAAAAACGGCTATAAGATCGAAGCCGTCGCTCCGGAACTTTTCAACGGCAAAAGCGACGGTTACTTCCTCTCGAAATATTACAGTCCCGGAAGGGAAGAGATCGAAGCATCCTGCAAAGATGAGATCGAAAGAATCCTCAGGGATACCGAAAAGATCCGGGATACGAGAACCCCGGATAAAGACGGAAAAGATCTTGAAATAAGAATAGCGGGAGAAGAGGATGCAGATGCACTCGCCGGGCTATACGGACAGGTCTTCGAGAGCTACCCGTTTCCGATCCATGATCCCGGCTACATCCGCCAGACGATGAACGAAAACATCCGGTATTTCGGCATATGGAAGGACGATATGCTTCTTGCGGCCTCCTCCTGCGAAACCGATATCTCCGGCCTCAACGTTGAGATGACGGACTTCGCGGTCTCCCCCGAATGCCGGGGCAACGGATATGCGGGTCTTCTTCTAGAAGTGATGGAGAATGAGATGAAGAAAGACGGGTTCATCACATCCTATACAATCGCAAGAGCGGCACACGAACCGGTGAACCGTCTCTTCGCACGGTCGGGCTACAAATATTGCGGGACGCTGAAGAACAATACCAATATCTGCGGATCGTTCGAATCGATGAACGTCTGGTACAAAAAAATAGATTGATTTCAGGATGATCCTGTCTCGTCTCTCCAGTACGGATTTACGAAAGAGAGAAGAACGGTCTTGCTGTCATCATTATTCCTGAATTCCCGGGAGACACCTTTCGGGATCAGCACGGCCTGTCCCTTTTTCACCGTATATGTATTGTCCCCCGACGAAACCTCGATCTCTCCTTCAAGGACATAATCGAGTTCGTCCGACTCCGCGATAACCTCAGACGGAATTGATGCACCGGGTGAAAATTCCGCATATGCAATACTGTATTCGGTTGAAACCGCGTCGTCAGGCAATGTCATGATCCCGCGATTCACAACTGCATAGATCTGAACTCCTTCGGACGGGTTCCATTCCTCGTTCTCCTCCGGGTTCGAGATGAAGATCTCCGGGTGGCTCTTATATGATATGTTCCCGGTATCTCCATTGATCGAGACGTCGTTTTCATACTTATAATACGGCTGAACAATAGTCAGGTAAACAAGATCATTATCACCCGTGTTCACAAACGACTGGACAGATCCTGCGGGAGTCAGGACGGCCTGCCCGGATGAGAGTTCATGCTCCTGTCCGTCGATTGTAATCACGCCCTCACCCGAGATAATATAATCCACCTCGTCAGATCCGAGAAGATAATGAGGAGGAAGACCGTTTCCGGGAGGGATGACGACATAGCCGATACTGATATCGGTCTCTTCCGGGATGTTCAGCTTTTCAAGAACCGCGGGAGAGAAAAATTCAACCAGGCTTCCCTCGCCGCCGAAGAGAGAGATGCCTTCGAGATCGTTTTGATCGATTACGTAGAGAGTTCCGTTCTGCACGAAACCGGCCTCGCTCATGCCGGAATCCCCCGTCCCCGTGCATCCCGCAATTGCGAAAGAAATGCAGGCAACCGCAACTACCGCAAAAATCACCGGATACGAATTCATCAGAACTAATTATCTCTTTTTTTTGATTTTATTGATGTCGATACGAAAAAAAACGGCACTGTAACAAATTGTTACAGGGATTCCACCACAATGTAACAGATCGTAACAGTTATTGTTTCAACCCGCTACAATATGTAACATGTCAAAGGTAATCCGGATAGATGAGGATTCTATAGAGATTGCGATGAAATACGGGAAGTCGATAAGCGAAGGGATCAGGACTATGGATAAGATGATCCACAACAGCAGCAGAAATACGATCGACGCCGAGGACATCAGGAGAGTAGTCAGGGAAGAGCTTGAATCCTTCGGGAGATATTAAATTTGAATCCTAACCATGAATTAAGAATCTCGATCGGACCGTCTCATTTCCGCCACAGGATATGCGAACGGATGAACGAGATCGGAAACTCCGTATACTATCATAAGATCCTGGACAATCCCGGAATTGTTCTCTTCAAAATAAAATACGAAGACAAAAATCCGGAACGCAGGATCATGGAGATCATAAAGGAAGCATCTTCAGGATTCCCGTATCTCCCATTCCTTCTAAACGGGTACACAAAGCAAACTCCGGATAAAAAATACGGATTATCGCTCCGGGCAGAAACATCCCCGGAGATCGCCGGTCTCTGCAAAGAACTGGAAAGGCTGCTCACTTCGGAAAAGTTAGAATTCCAAAATATGCTTAACGCCGATAACAGACTCTATGTCCCGGTACTCGAATATCCCGGACTCATCGACGCCGAAATTATCTACAGACATGCATCGAAGAGAAAAAACGATATCGTCACCAGACTTTTATCGCTTGTTGCGAAGTCTCCGAGATACAAGATCCGGGACTTCGTCCTTCCTGTGGAAAGCATCCATATAGAACTCTCGGACGAAAACGGCCACCTGAAGACCTACGACCTCATCCAAAAAAGATGGTCGGGCAAGACCACCGGCAGCAGGTCAGGAGAGAGCTTCGAAGTATTCCGGAGACTTAGGAACTACGAATCCACCGGGACAAAATTTTCTGAAAAAGACGAGGTCTACCTTTTGTCCGATCTTCACCTGGACCATAGCGACATAATCTGGGGTGCTTCACGCCCGTATCCGCTCGGTGATTCGAAAAGGATGGACAAAGTGCTCGTCAGGAACTGGAACAACACGATCAAACCGTCCGATACCGTATACTATCTCGGGGATCTCACCTATAATCTCGACCGGGAAACCTGCACCAGATACCTCTCGGAACTCAACGGGAATATCGAATTTATAAAGGGAAACCATGACGGATCTATGGAAGATCTGCCCGAACAGGTGACGATCAATTATTCAGGACGAGACTATCTGCTGATCCACGATCCCAAGTTCAGGCCCGAAGGTTATTCCGGGTGGACGATCCACGGGCATGTCCACAACAGCAGAATTTCGGATTATCCTTTCATCGATTTTACGAACAAAACCATAAACGTCTGCTGCGAACTTACCGGTTATCACCCCGTAAAACTTGAGGAGATCAGTGGTTTGATTGATTTGTACGAAAAGGGTGAGATTACTGCGGAACGGTTTTTGCTTTATGAGGATTTTCTGGCAATCTATAAGGGCATAAGCCCCTGACGGGGAAATCTTCCCCTTCCCTGTATTATTTAGATTTAGAATTTCTTTTTTTTGGAGATCTAAAGGGGCATATTTTTACTATTCATTATATTTGCTTTTTTAAATTGTCTATAAATTAGAATTATTATTACCATGGAGATAGCAATGAGCTACACAAATTGATTCTGTCATAATACTTGTAGGAGCCTTTGTTCCAATCGTCCGCAATAATTTGGCATGTTTCATTCATTTCCTTCCATGTAATCCACTCCCCACTGGTGCATAAAGCGGCAGATGAGATCACTTTTTTGATACAATTTCCGGCTATACGGATCGCCGTAACGACGGGTCAATTCAGAGATGGGCATACTCCGGTTCGCTCGCATACCCGGAGTAGTTTCGTCGCGGTACGCTTTCATTATCGTGTCCACTCCGTCTCGTTTGAGATTGCCGAGCCGCCACCATTCGGTCGGTTCAGCGACGTTAGGGTAAACGTCGAAATCGGCATTCACCACAAGCGATTTAACATTCGTATCAATATTAGGCGGAGAATCTGTTTTAACAAGTTCAACGTACAATTCGCTTTCCGGCTTGCCAAGCAGATAAAGACCGTTGCGACTCAATCTCGTCATTGCTTCGGGAATCAATGCCAAATCGTCCAGCTCAAGACGTTCTCTATCAAGTTCATACCCGTTGCCCTCCGGCGACATCCCGCCGATAAAGAAGTCGAATTTTTGCCCAATCAGAAGGCAGCGTTCGACGAGCTTCAGGTCCGATATGAGTTTTACAAATTCGTTCAACTCGTTCAGACACTTCTTCGTTATAAACAACTGCCACCGCGGAGCAATTCCAGCTGCAAGCAGTTGCTCCGTAGCTAACAGATTGTCACGGAACGCGCCAGTTCTTCGCGTACCCCAATCCGTATTTCCCTCCATACCGAAGAAGGTAATCTGACATACTTTCGGTCCAAGTGTCGCCGCCCACTTCGCGTAGCTTTCGTCACGTGCCATCCGCCAGATGGACAGCAATTCAAACCGCTGCGCCCGTCCGGGCGAAGATAATTCCTGTTCCAGGGCCCACAATTCACGATAGTCATCACAGAAATCCGGTTCGCGCCACCAACTGAAAAATCCAAGCTCACTTATGCCGTTGCCGTTTTCGTCACGCCAGTTTTTGAACTGGTCTGAAATTTCGCGAAATTCATCAACGCTAATATTGCCGTTTTTGTGAGATCCAAGCCAGCAATGGCGGCAACGGTTCGGGCAACCCGCCAGATCGACCATGACATTGAGGTAATCCATGTTCTTATGCTCATTCATTTTTTCAACTCCATAGAATAAAATAGGGGAAGACTATGCCGGCCTCATGCATTGGCATACTGTATTTATGACAACATTTTCCGGCGAACCCCGTGAAGCAAAACTTCCCTGATTAAGCTCCATTAAACGTCACGCAGATTATCTGTCTAAACGGAAACCCGAGATTGGGTTTATAAACGCCTAATATGAACATAGCAAACCCTCCGGTTGATAAAATTATAACAGGATAACATGGAAAATCACTATTTTTGGACAAAACTCCCTGATGAAAGTAAGCGGATTAAAGGCGCAGAAAAATATTTACGTTTCTGTCATCTTAGACCAGCCTCCTTCATGTCATTATATACCTCAACCAACTTCTCGAACATCCTGTTCGCATCGGATAATTCAGGTATTGCTTTTTTCAGGGGATATCTAAGCAACTTAAAAGTGTTTTCCTCAAAATCAGATTCATGCTTTACAATATCGTCATTAACTTCCAGGATCTGCTCCATAGCTCTTTTAAATTTTGCCGCCGTCTCTTCAATATCCAGTTTATCAGTGCTAATGTCCTGTCCCATTGTCCATCAGTTCCCGTTTAGTTATTTTTTTCATTGTCCGGGATAGTCTATAGAACTGACGATCCTGATGTGGAAAATCCTTCCTCCACCAGATAAAAATTCAAAATAATGAAAATAAATCAGTAAAAATCAAAAAACGACTTTTCTCACATAAATCCCTTATTGAAAAATTTGAAAATCACTAAATCATCTCATATTCCGAACCGGTGATCCAATGAAAAAACAACAAAAATTCATTGTAATCCTTTTAGTAGCATTATGCACGATTTTAGTTGTCCTGACAGCAGGATGCACTTATAACAGTCCAAATCAGCAGGAGAGCACTCAGGTCACACCGACGAATGCCGTAACAGCGGAAACCACTCAATCATCTCAACCAGGAAGCACACAGCCGACAGTCTCGTGGAAAGACTTCTATCCTGATCATACCGAACAGGAAAAATCGCAACTGATCGAAGAAGCGAAAGACGAGATCATGAGAGTCTTTCCTGATATTGAAGAATCGACGCTTAATGGAGAGTGGATTGAACATACAAGAACTACAGATAACGGTTTGAAAGAGATCGGCAGTCCATATATAAGATTTGAAAATATCAAATCTACATCTGACGACAGAAAACATGCAATTTTCGTCGACCCGGAATCAATGGAGATTACATATTATACTCCGTATAGCGCCAACTATAAAGAACCAGTAATATCCCTTGATGAAGGAAAGGAAAAGGCGACCGAATTTATAAAAAATGTCCAGGGAGAAGACTCGATCGTGTATGATCCTGATGCATACATGGTGGTCAGAGATTCATATGAAATAGATGAGAGGCCTGTTGCAAGTGTTAATTATTTTAAAACATCAAGCGGTGTCATATATCAATATGATTATGTTTTTGCCGAATATGACATGAGCCATGACAGAATCGAAAGATATTCTAACGGTATAACAAGCCCCGACCTTTTATCGGGACTTACAACACTATCGGCAGAACCTGAAATCAGTTTCGATGAAGCAGTGAAGATTGTCGAGGACAAAATCGCTGAAAGATACGATTTAGATGAGCTAGAACTGGAATATTCGAAAATCAGCTCCTATGACAATTACCTGTTCTGGTGGGATGATGACGATATTGTATATGCCGACGATCCTAATCCGATTCCACTTGTCTGGTGTGTAGGATATAGTGACAAAAAAACCCGTGAAGAAACAGACGAGGAGATAACGTATCCACGTTCCGGAGGATTCAGGGTAGATGCACACACCGGAGAGATTTATACTCTTACATATAGCAGCTACAATATCAGGAAATTCGATGAGAGATGAAATTTCAATAAAATAATACTTTTTCTTCCCTAATTTCATAAACATGTAGACTATCGTTCAACAAGAGGTTTTAATGAACATCTTAAATATTTGAATTATCAGAGTGCATCAGACCATTCTTTTGAATTAATTTCAATATCGGGTTTACTGGTGATTGTATGAAAAAAAGACAACTTCAATCTTTTTAGTAGCATTATGCACAATTTTCGTCATTCTAACAGCAGGATGCACATTTAACAGTTCAAACCAGCAGGAAAATACTCGGGTCACACACAGCCAACGGTGTCCCAGAATGACTTCGACCCCGATCATACCGACCAGGAAAAATCGGAAAAAATAAAATTTCCTACTACATAATTGGACATTCTGATATTCAATATGTAGACGATCGTTCAACAAGAGGTTTTAAGGAATATCTATAATATTTTGAAATATTAGAGTGAAACAGATCACTCTTTTATATTAGTCTAAATTTCAGGTTTAATACTGGTGATCTAATGAAAAAACAGCAAAAAGTTATTTCAACTCTCTTGGTGTCACTGTGTACGATTTTAATCATTCTTACAGCAGGATGCACTTATAACAGTCCAAACCAGCAGGAAAACACCCAGGTCACACAAACGGAATCAGTAACGGCTGAAACTACTCAGTCAGTTCAGTCAGGAAGCACACAGCCGACAGTCTCATGGAAGGACTTCTATCCTGAATACAGCGAATATAACGACCAGACCAGAGAGGAACTGATCGAAGAGGCAAAAGACGAGATTATGAGACTGTTCCCAAACGTTGACAGGTCAACTCTGAACGGTCAATGGCAGGAACACGTTTACACATACACGAGTATTGCATACGGTTACCCGGTCATCGTTTTTGAAAATGCAGACTT from Methanolacinia petrolearia DSM 11571 encodes:
- a CDS encoding peptidoglycan-binding domain-containing protein, with amino-acid sequence MSLKIGSKGEPVCELQSKLKELGYDPGEVDGNFGQVTRKAVSKFQENKGLSIDGVIGPESVNALGIKTVLEKPEPERLKFRELLLTNPNYFGNIKASKFKAVKSKKQDTSFEELKCLGYNPYLSQLEAVIHIKKDYGYGGDICSCGTPEYVRFYIDWNNDGNWKDLGVVNFTAHDIPGEKPLEYAVTLDITPKKKWCKIENLPAVRAILSWNDPPEPDNPNAVPVWGNTIDARIQMDKLKFLLLNDYSDLFDKYPNTILEQLDLTKPFPVKEPKKYTIAELAEIYKGTAVPANRFAFTHINKLLAKPAIPAPLTLELSDYLSKFDIKIPEIIKELANFDGNTNYEELRCVGYDSSRRMLTGVLTIKLPGGYSGGLCTKGSTEYVAFWEYDEIEAVWSYLGTEAVNVHDISSIPKEDLQYAVSLNVDLSHHRRPCTSGPSEVKIRAILSWEVPPPPANPNWVPKYGNREETRILIKPGPVPTGEHTPYIETVGNMAVCDISQATGLATGNGIISAFYADSSPFGGTVTITGFIDNPPGGVLDGVAAPVKYKISVRPYNPADPQPWQDLNDGFNVKVRIKDNDTHVQEDYPQKIDPADGFYTYLEDPGIVLPGSGATRERYYVLPVLAYWQTGSKTGIWEILIVAKDVDNPEIPPGVLHCGADGTTRCIIRICLDNEYPVPQIGLTGYQRGADPTVHPIGTGIPEKCGRFKKGDILHGTYSVSDEHFGQLTLAVFPGVPAGGATVNPPVRSFDIVPTEGESGTWTLDTESMDPCGYIIRLWVRDRTIVNSGTMGFRRSDDVGFCLEKTD
- the kamA gene encoding lysine 2,3-aminomutase yields the protein MINYSDTQKEITLKIDSEGTLSKWRDWRWQLSHTIRDLDTFEKITGITFTNEKYEELKETLEKFPLAITPYYLSLIETEDYENDPIFMQSFPSVHELDIIEEDLADPLDEDRDSPVEGITHRYPDRVLFLVSNKCAMYCRHCTRKRKVGDVEYIPDKDQISKGIDYINNNPQVRDVLLSGGDPLLLDDSYLEWILSELTEIPHVEIVRIGSRLPVVLPYRIDSNLVEMLRQYHPIWFNTQFNHPREITSSSTEALRKLADGGIPLGNQSVLLSGVNDCPRIMKTLMHKLVMNRVRPYYMYQCDLSEGLSHFRTPVGKGIEIIESLRGHTSGFAVPTYVIDAPGGGGKIPLMPNYLISWSTNKVVLRNYEGVICTYKEPDNYEAVYCNRKCEECTLQLKLDNADESKSIGIEKLLCDYDDTIALYPENNERMERRDEK
- the ablB gene encoding putative beta-lysine N-acetyltransferase, giving the protein MKNDVVCTIGNSLIQHGKLNDRVYLMKLSPDDIPVIVMEMIDGIAEKYEYSKSFAKVPGDAADTFAKNGYKIEAVAPELFNGKSDGYFLSKYYSPGREEIEASCKDEIERILRDTEKIRDTRTPDKDGKDLEIRIAGEEDADALAGLYGQVFESYPFPIHDPGYIRQTMNENIRYFGIWKDDMLLAASSCETDISGLNVEMTDFAVSPECRGNGYAGLLLEVMENEMKKDGFITSYTIARAAHEPVNRLFARSGYKYCGTLKNNTNICGSFESMNVWYKKID
- a CDS encoding cupin domain-containing protein; translation: MNSYPVIFAVVAVACISFAIAGCTGTGDSGMSEAGFVQNGTLYVIDQNDLEGISLFGGEGSLVEFFSPAVLEKLNIPEETDISIGYVVIPPGNGLPPHYLLGSDEVDYIISGEGVITIDGQEHELSSGQAVLTPAGSVQSFVNTGDNDLVYLTIVQPYYKYENDVSINGDTGNISYKSHPEIFISNPEENEEWNPSEGVQIYAVVNRGIMTLPDDAVSTEYSIAYAEFSPGASIPSEVIAESDELDYVLEGEIEVSSGDNTYTVKKGQAVLIPKGVSREFRNNDDSKTVLLSFVNPYWRDETGSS
- a CDS encoding metallophosphoesterase family protein, which codes for MNPNHELRISIGPSHFRHRICERMNEIGNSVYYHKILDNPGIVLFKIKYEDKNPERRIMEIIKEASSGFPYLPFLLNGYTKQTPDKKYGLSLRAETSPEIAGLCKELERLLTSEKLEFQNMLNADNRLYVPVLEYPGLIDAEIIYRHASKRKNDIVTRLLSLVAKSPRYKIRDFVLPVESIHIELSDENGHLKTYDLIQKRWSGKTTGSRSGESFEVFRRLRNYESTGTKFSEKDEVYLLSDLHLDHSDIIWGASRPYPLGDSKRMDKVLVRNWNNTIKPSDTVYYLGDLTYNLDRETCTRYLSELNGNIEFIKGNHDGSMEDLPEQVTINYSGRDYLLIHDPKFRPEGYSGWTIHGHVHNSRISDYPFIDFTNKTINVCCELTGYHPVKLEEISGLIDLYEKGEITAERFLLYEDFLAIYKGISP